From one Lotus japonicus ecotype B-129 chromosome 3, LjGifu_v1.2 genomic stretch:
- the LOC130742549 gene encoding cinnamoyl-CoA reductase 2-like, with protein sequence MEIPVDTSSVSGHTVCVTGAGGFIASWLVKLLLEKGYIVRGTVRNPDDPKNGHLKELEGARERLTLHKANLLDLDSLKHVFHGCDGIFHTASPVTENPDEMLEPSVNGTRNVVMAAAEAKVRRLVFTSSIGTVYMDPYRSRDVVVDESCWSDLEYCENTKNWYCYWKTVAEQIAWDAAKVKGVDLVVVNPVMVIGPLLQPTLNASTIHILKYLTGSAKTYVNATQAYVDVKDVALAHVLVYETPSASGRYLCAESSLHRGELVEFLAKYFPAYPIPTKCSDRKNPWVKPYKFSNQKLKDLGLEFTPVKQVLYDTIKNLQEKGCLPVPIKQDDAYIAARL encoded by the exons ATGGAGATCCCTGTTGATACTTCATCAGTTTCCGGCCACACCGTGTGTGTCACCGGCGCTGGCGGGTTCATTGCCTCCTGGCTGGTCAAACTTCTCTTGGAGAAAGGCTACATCGTTAGGGGAACCGTGAGAAACCCAG ATGATCCAAAGAATGGTCACCTGAAAGAGTTGGAAGGAGCCAGGGAGAGGCTAACTCTACATAAGGCTAATCTCCTTGATCTTGATTCTCTTAAACATGTCTTTCATGGTTGCGATGGTATCTTCCACACTGCCTCTCCTGTCACTGAAAACCCT GATGAGATGTTGGAGCCCTCAGTGAATGGAACCAGGAATGTGGTCATGGCAGCTGCAGAAGCAAAAGTGAGACGATTGGTGTTCACTTCATCAATTGGCACAGTTTATATGGACCCCTATAGGAGCAGGGATGTAGTGGTTGATGAATCATGCTGGAGTGATCTGGAGTACTGCGAGAACACCAAG AATTGGTACTGCTATTGGAAAACCGTGGCTGAGCAAATAGCATGGGATGCAGCAAAAGTAAAAGGAGTAGACTTGGTTGTGGTGAACCCTGTAATGGTTATTGGGCCATTACTACAACCCACTCTCAATGCTAGTACAATTCACATCCTCAAGTACCTTACTGGCTCTGCTAAAACTTATGTGAATGCTACTCAGGCTTATGTGGATGTTAAGGATGTTGCATTAGCCCACGTTCTTGTGTATGAGACACCATCTGCTTCTGGCAGATATCTTTGTGCTGAAAGTTCACTGCATCGTGGTGAACTCGTTGAATTTCTCGCCAAATATTTCCCTGCGTATCCAATTCCTACCAA GTGTTCAGATAGAAAGAACCCGTGGGTCAAGCCCTACAAATTTTCAAATCAGAAGCTAAAAGACTTAGGATTAGAATTCACACCAGTGAAGCAAGTTCTGTATGACACCATTAAAAATCTGCAGGAGAAAGGCTGCCTTCCTGTCCCCATAAAGCAAGACGACGCTTACATTGCAGCTAGGCTGTGA
- the LOC130744678 gene encoding uncharacterized protein LOC130744678 — MGGESHFSGGSSVSSGYGRRRNVVLCKCGEVAPVATTWTNENGNIGRRFYGCGRFKEQKRRQCDFFQWYDELEGNPRDKKIIAGLLRRVDEMKKNQAILIKCCVLGWSVVVFLLIVCAILMVKMMK, encoded by the exons ATGGGTGGGGAAAGCCATTTCTCCGGAGGGAGCTCTGTTTCCAGTGGCTACGGTCGAAGGAGGAACGTTGTTTTGTGCAAGTGTGGAGAAGTTGCCCCGGTTGCGACTACTTGGACGAACGAGAACGGAAATATTGGTAGGCGGTTTTATGGATGTGGCAGGTTTAAG GAACAGAAAAGGAGGCAGTGTGATTTCTTCCAGTGGTATGATGAGTTGGAGGGTAACCCGCGTGACAAGAAAATAATTGCAGGCTTGTTGCGTAGAGTAGATGAGATGAAGAAGAACCAAGCAATATTGATTAAGTGTTGTGTTCTGGGATGGTCTGTAGTTGTGTTCCTGTTGATTGTATGTGCAATTctaatggtgaaaatgatgaaGTAG